Proteins from a single region of Methanotorris igneus Kol 5:
- a CDS encoding coenzyme F420-0:L-glutamate ligase, with translation MIREKRKVEVIGLELPIFKGNEHVNLAELIAQYPLEDGDVIVIAETLISKVEGNILKKEDIKPSKEAIELAKKLGKEPEVMHVILDEAKEIVKIGKNFIITETKHGFVCANSGVDESNVDGIKPLPKNPDESAEKIRKEIEKITKKKVGVIISDSVGRPFRKGAVGVAIGVSGILALWDRKGEKDLFGRELRTTEVAIADELASMANVVMGEANEGIPVVIIRNAPVPFGNGKGKDLIRKKEEDVFRN, from the coding sequence ATGATTAGAGAAAAGAGAAAAGTGGAGGTTATTGGGCTCGAACTACCAATTTTTAAAGGAAATGAACATGTAAATTTGGCAGAGTTGATTGCCCAATACCCATTGGAAGATGGAGATGTTATTGTTATTGCTGAAACACTAATATCAAAAGTTGAAGGCAATATTTTAAAGAAAGAGGATATAAAACCATCAAAAGAGGCAATAGAACTTGCTAAAAAACTTGGAAAAGAACCAGAAGTTATGCATGTTATTTTAGATGAGGCGAAGGAGATTGTGAAAATTGGGAAGAACTTTATAATAACCGAGACAAAGCATGGTTTTGTTTGTGCCAATAGTGGAGTAGATGAGAGTAATGTGGATGGCATAAAACCACTTCCAAAAAACCCAGACGAAAGTGCTGAAAAAATAAGGAAGGAAATTGAAAAAATAACTAAAAAGAAAGTTGGGGTTATAATATCTGATAGTGTTGGAAGGCCCTTTAGAAAAGGAGCAGTAGGAGTAGCGATTGGAGTTAGTGGAATTTTGGCATTATGGGACAGGAAGGGAGAGAAGGATTTATTTGGGAGGGAGTTGAGGACAACAGAAGTGGCTATTGCTGATGAATTGGCGAGTATGGCTAATGTTGTTATGGGAGAAGCAAATGAAGGTATCCCAGTTGTTATTATTAGAAATGCACCAGTTCCTTTTGGGAATGGGAAAGGGAAGGATTTAATTAGAAAGAAGGAAGAGGATGTTTTTAGAAATTAA
- a CDS encoding ATP-binding protein, with translation MQKFKFYDREKELNYLKTYCQLLPNSILFVYGPKSSGKSTVMKKVIKDLENRGDLVFFYYNLREYATPTKEEFLNIFFEKGDKKYIQNSLVIDIKVFKFGIEENFDFNNVSLNDVFRRIKEDINTVVKEKKIPILIIDELQKLKNIYFNGGKSLLNELFNLFVSLTKMEHLCHVICLTSDSLFINEIYTNSSLAETSEYYLIDWLKKEDIKRILKEEGFNEKEVNFAVNYVSLPYEITQLINNRKLGVSVEDTIRNWINVERDRLKYLIDTSDIEEERILNALKKFKDKIKISYVKDVKKEEFSVFKYLIENEILFYDVVNGIIKPHSLKKIYAIRRILEER, from the coding sequence ATGCAAAAATTTAAATTTTATGATAGAGAAAAAGAACTGAATTATTTAAAAACTTATTGCCAATTACTTCCGAACTCTATTTTATTTGTCTATGGCCCTAAATCTTCAGGAAAATCAACAGTAATGAAAAAAGTTATTAAAGATTTAGAAAATAGAGGAGATTTAGTTTTCTTTTACTATAACCTTAGAGAGTATGCAACACCAACCAAAGAAGAATTTTTAAATATCTTCTTTGAAAAAGGGGATAAAAAATACATTCAAAATTCGTTGGTAATTGATATTAAGGTATTCAAATTTGGAATTGAAGAAAATTTTGATTTTAACAATGTTAGCTTAAACGATGTTTTTAGAAGGATTAAAGAAGATATAAATACAGTTGTTAAAGAAAAAAAGATACCAATCTTAATAATAGACGAATTGCAAAAGTTAAAAAACATTTATTTCAATGGTGGAAAGTCCTTATTAAATGAATTATTTAATTTATTTGTATCTTTAACAAAAATGGAACATCTATGTCATGTTATATGTTTAACATCGGACAGTTTGTTTATTAATGAGATTTATACTAACTCTTCATTGGCAGAAACGTCAGAGTATTATCTAATTGATTGGCTAAAGAAGGAGGATATTAAAAGAATATTAAAAGAAGAAGGATTTAATGAAAAGGAGGTAAATTTTGCAGTTAATTATGTTTCTCTACCTTATGAAATTACCCAACTAATAAACAATAGAAAATTGGGCGTATCAGTTGAAGACACAATAAGAAATTGGATAAATGTTGAAAGAGACCGATTGAAGTATCTAATAGACACATCAGATATTGAAGAAGAAAGAATATTAAATGCATTAAAAAAATTCAAAGATAAAATAAAAATTTCTTATGTAAAAGACGTTAAAAAAGAAGAGTTTTCAGTATTTAAGTATTTGATTGAGAATGAGATTTTGTTTTATGATGTTGTTAATGGAATAATAAAGCCACATTCTTTAAAAAAGATTTATGCTATTAGACGTATTTTGGAAGAGCGATGA
- the cobI gene encoding precorrin-2 C(20)-methyltransferase encodes MVKKVYGIGVGVGDKELLTLKAMNVLEKVNTVFVPISKEGKKSIALEIVKDYINGKKIIELLFPMTKDKEILKKYWNEATEKIMNEDGEVAVLTLGDPTLYSTFSYVWNLLKDNGVEVEIINGISSPFAAAGRLNIPLVEGDEKLCILPQGKDLERYLDEFDTIVVMKTTNLEEKLKELNDKKDKYLIGIVKKATFEDEKIAFGKIDEIDFDEFRDYLSIAIIKKVK; translated from the coding sequence ATGGTAAAAAAGGTATATGGTATAGGAGTTGGGGTTGGAGATAAGGAATTATTAACCTTAAAGGCAATGAATGTTTTGGAGAAAGTAAATACTGTCTTTGTCCCAATATCAAAGGAAGGAAAAAAATCCATTGCATTGGAGATTGTGAAGGATTATATAAATGGTAAAAAAATAATTGAGTTGCTTTTCCCAATGACAAAAGACAAAGAAATATTAAAAAAATACTGGAATGAGGCGACAGAGAAAATAATGAATGAGGATGGAGAAGTTGCAGTCCTTACTTTGGGAGATCCGACATTGTACAGCACATTTTCCTATGTTTGGAATCTTTTAAAGGACAATGGTGTAGAAGTTGAGATAATAAATGGCATCTCTTCCCCATTTGCTGCTGCAGGGAGGTTGAATATTCCTTTGGTTGAAGGTGACGAAAAACTCTGCATTCTTCCGCAGGGAAAGGACTTGGAGAGGTATTTGGATGAGTTTGATACGATTGTTGTAATGAAAACAACAAATTTAGAGGAGAAACTAAAAGAACTTAACGACAAAAAGGACAAATATCTTATTGGAATTGTTAAAAAAGCAACATTTGAAGATGAAAAAATTGCATTTGGGAAGATAGATGAGATTGATTTTGATGAGTTTAGGGATTATTTGTCAATTGCAATAATAAAGAAGGTTAAATGA
- a CDS encoding 4Fe-4S binding protein: protein MRILDRCVGCGECVPFCPFEAIKTYGKAIIDKEKCTNCGICIKYCPISAIEEDN, encoded by the coding sequence ATGAGGATATTGGATAGGTGTGTAGGTTGTGGAGAATGTGTTCCATTTTGTCCATTTGAAGCAATAAAAACCTATGGAAAAGCAATAATAGACAAAGAAAAATGCACAAACTGCGGAATTTGCATTAAATATTGCCCAATAAGTGCTATTGAAGAAGACAATTAA
- a CDS encoding M56 family metallopeptidase → MKYMAFLLFLFVLLPQTFGVNMTVDLGDYAYLKVVSDKNISSYLEKNLKDYENIHSRFEDGKYRTFIRINWNRKEFIYNISSIKKLGNFSYKIESDAYLSVVESKVNNNTLIVKVEPNYKIILLGLCLFIVIPLISGLLVVGYIRKLTKNLPSSIRERAELNKKISIFTILHMLLCSALFILALFICDLPALVVYLLNWGDFGSAMTIIIGICAIMVFFPTIFGVKYLLKIHDVKNRRGASLEVVGVLILPMVVGFFVIFQLPSYLPDEFYNALESLPIPMRIVFWMVVGFIAFYIPGRLVGNIIMKKKDKSELYYEKISKLVDELIEKLNAKKFKEIKIIEGDMANSMVVGLLNEKLILTTKLIDILNEDELKTILAHEIAHKKKKHIKIGLFLWLILGVFIFSSIDYIFDVIKNAFGDYWMVGISIFTIGYFLLFAIDMYLSRKRENEADIIASQITSPKTYIKALAKLHYANYMPEKGFLNILSTHPSMLKRAEFVGEKFGIPKEEIKKIIDEAYNEIEKVS, encoded by the coding sequence ATGAAATATATGGCATTTCTGCTGTTTTTATTTGTCTTACTCCCACAAACATTTGGAGTTAATATGACCGTTGATTTGGGAGATTATGCTTATTTAAAAGTAGTTTCTGATAAGAATATTAGTTCTTACTTAGAGAAAAACTTAAAGGATTATGAAAATATCCATTCAAGATTTGAGGATGGAAAATACAGAACATTTATAAGAATTAATTGGAATAGGAAGGAGTTTATTTACAACATCTCCTCTATTAAAAAACTTGGAAATTTTTCCTACAAAATTGAAAGTGATGCTTATTTGTCTGTTGTTGAATCAAAAGTAAATAACAATACATTAATTGTTAAAGTTGAGCCAAATTATAAAATAATCCTCTTAGGTCTTTGTTTGTTTATTGTGATTCCATTAATTAGTGGTTTGTTGGTAGTTGGTTATATAAGAAAACTAACGAAAAATCTTCCCTCATCAATAAGGGAAAGAGCGGAGTTAAATAAAAAGATTAGCATTTTTACAATATTGCACATGCTTTTATGTTCCGCACTTTTTATTCTTGCGCTGTTTATTTGTGATTTGCCAGCGTTAGTGGTTTATCTTCTTAATTGGGGAGATTTTGGAAGTGCAATGACAATTATAATTGGGATATGCGCAATAATGGTATTCTTTCCTACGATATTTGGGGTTAAGTATCTTCTAAAAATCCACGATGTAAAGAATAGAAGAGGAGCATCCTTGGAAGTTGTTGGGGTTTTGATATTGCCAATGGTTGTTGGATTTTTTGTTATATTCCAACTACCTTCATATTTACCAGATGAGTTCTATAATGCTTTAGAAAGCCTTCCAATACCAATGAGGATTGTATTTTGGATGGTTGTTGGATTTATTGCCTTTTACATTCCTGGAAGGTTAGTAGGGAATATTATAATGAAAAAGAAAGATAAAAGTGAATTATATTATGAAAAAATTTCAAAACTTGTGGATGAATTAATAGAAAAACTAAATGCAAAGAAATTTAAGGAAATTAAAATCATTGAAGGTGATATGGCAAACTCCATGGTTGTTGGACTTCTTAATGAAAAACTAATTTTAACTACAAAATTAATCGATATCCTTAATGAGGATGAATTAAAGACAATCCTTGCACATGAGATAGCACATAAAAAGAAAAAGCATATAAAAATTGGATTGTTTTTGTGGCTTATTTTAGGAGTTTTTATATTTAGCAGTATAGACTACATCTTTGATGTAATTAAAAATGCTTTTGGAGATTATTGGATGGTTGGGATTTCAATATTTACAATTGGTTATTTTTTACTATTTGCTATTGATATGTATTTGAGTAGAAAGAGGGAGAATGAAGCAGACATCATTGCATCACAAATAACGAGCCCAAAAACATATATCAAAGCACTTGCAAAACTTCATTATGCAAACTACATGCCAGAGAAAGGATTTTTAAACATCCTCTCAACACATCCTTCCATGCTAAAAAGGGCTGAATTTGTTGGGGAAAAATTTGGAATACCAAAAGAAGAAATTAAAAAAATTATTGATGAAGCATATAATGAAATTGAAAAGGTGAGTTAA